The following are encoded together in the Kiritimatiellia bacterium genome:
- a CDS encoding type II secretion system protein — protein MRKTSAFLRGFTLIELLVVISIIAILAGMTIPTFYYAKQRAREAEARVTVKQLETAFRAYLDTYKVWPDAWPGAYGAPGGPNDIKGDIFKTLRGENISDMNKQEIVFYEFESYTNFTDQTTAYDPWSNPKEDPSTWQAYQVMFDKDYDNKISLPGELGGGDAYRSVAVWSVGNRDETNIIASWK, from the coding sequence ATGAGAAAAACTTCTGCCTTTCTTCGCGGCTTCACTCTTATTGAGCTTCTGGTCGTCATTTCCATCATCGCCATCCTGGCCGGCATGACCATTCCCACTTTTTATTACGCAAAACAGCGGGCCCGGGAAGCCGAGGCGCGCGTGACGGTCAAACAGCTTGAAACCGCCTTCAGGGCTTACCTGGACACCTACAAGGTCTGGCCGGACGCCTGGCCGGGCGCCTATGGCGCCCCGGGAGGGCCCAATGATATTAAGGGCGATATTTTTAAAACGCTGCGCGGCGAAAATATTTCCGACATGAACAAGCAGGAAATTGTGTTTTACGAGTTTGAAAGCTATACCAATTTCACGGACCAGACGACCGCCTATGATCCGTGGTCAAATCCAAAAGAAGATCCGTCAACGTGGCAGGCCTACCAGGTTATGTTTGACAAGGATTACGATAATAAAATCTCCCTGCCCGGCGAGCTTGGCGGAGGCGACGCTTACCGCAGCGTGGCGGTCTGGTCGGTCGGAAACCGCGACGAAACCAATATCATCGCCAGTTGGAAGTAG
- a CDS encoding prepilin-type N-terminal cleavage/methylation domain-containing protein, whose translation MVKMFRKLCAFVPLCLCASLRTSVPFRRGFTLVELMLVMGVIVILMTLLFPVVIGMKDKARKKQALAEAHAIVLALKGYRMEYGKWPNQTQAGGDTTYFTNNHKIIQPLIGHHPRENPRGKVFLSLQQSNQTDTVTNFTDPWGSPYVICLDENADGDCMIDFTNIVYANIFANTIYAYSATNYLIADMEAVAASFANTTNATLAAPFEIETWSEPQ comes from the coding sequence ATGGTCAAAATGTTTAGGAAACTATGTGCCTTTGTGCCTTTGTGCCTTTGTGCCTCTCTTCGCACCTCTGTGCCTTTCCGCCGCGGGTTCACCCTGGTTGAGCTCATGCTCGTCATGGGCGTGATTGTTATCCTGATGACCCTGCTCTTCCCCGTGGTCATCGGCATGAAGGACAAAGCGCGCAAGAAACAGGCCCTGGCCGAGGCGCACGCGATTGTCCTGGCCCTCAAGGGCTACCGGATGGAATACGGCAAGTGGCCCAACCAGACCCAGGCCGGGGGCGACACAACTTATTTTACCAATAACCACAAGATTATTCAGCCGTTAATCGGACATCATCCGCGCGAAAACCCGCGCGGAAAGGTTTTTCTCTCCCTGCAACAATCCAACCAGACCGATACCGTCACTAATTTTACCGACCCCTGGGGGTCGCCCTACGTCATCTGCCTGGACGAAAACGCGGACGGAGATTGCATGATTGATTTTACAAACATCGTCTACGCCAACATTTTTGCCAATACCATATATGCTTACTCCGCAACCAATTATTTGATAGCTGATATGGAGGCGGTCGCGGCTTCATTCGCCAATACGACCAATGCAACGCTTGCCGCTCCTTTTGAAATTGAGACCTGGAGCGAGCCGCAGTAA
- a CDS encoding prepilin-type N-terminal cleavage/methylation domain-containing protein: protein MLRLNNGETNKRLPRAARAFTLVELLVVMVLMAIIIGISVPAFVGMGRGAGMRGAVRSVHSSLSLVRQWAITHREQVTFVYCNGDNAESYFYATNEFNTAIISTNEPTTLPLDVIFYFSSGTNDYITFKSDGGLLDDGHLVDGQKIVNIRDRKFKTEEAKGKKISINGLTGAIRVE from the coding sequence ATGTTAAGGTTAAATAATGGAGAGACTAACAAGCGTTTACCGCGCGCAGCGCGCGCCTTTACCCTGGTTGAACTCCTGGTGGTGATGGTGCTGATGGCGATCATCATCGGCATTTCCGTCCCGGCCTTCGTCGGCATGGGGCGCGGGGCCGGCATGCGCGGAGCGGTGCGCTCGGTTCACTCCTCGCTTTCCCTCGTCCGGCAATGGGCCATCACCCACCGCGAACAGGTTACTTTTGTCTACTGCAATGGGGACAATGCGGAATCCTATTTTTACGCCACCAACGAGTTCAACACGGCCATCATCAGCACCAATGAGCCGACCACGCTTCCCCTGGATGTGATCTTTTATTTCAGCTCCGGGACCAACGATTATATCACTTTCAAATCTGACGGCGGCCTGCTGGATGATGGTCATTTGGTCGACGGCCAAAAGATCGTCAACATTCGGGATAGAAAATTCAAGACCGAAGAAGCAAAAGGCAAGAAAATTTCAATCAACGGCCTGACCGGCGCCATCCGGGTGGAATAG